One segment of Meriones unguiculatus strain TT.TT164.6M chromosome 3, Bangor_MerUng_6.1, whole genome shotgun sequence DNA contains the following:
- the Trim32 gene encoding E3 ubiquitin-protein ligase TRIM32: MAAAAAASHLNLDALREVLECPICMESFTEEQLRPKLLHCGHTICRQCLEKLLASSINGVRCPFCSKITRITSLTQLTDNLTVLKIIDTAGLSEAVGLLMCRACGRRLPRQFCRSCGLVLCEPCREAEHQPPSHCTLPVKEAAEERRRDFGEKLTRLRELTGELQRRKVALEGVSRDLQARYKAVLQEYGHEEHRVQEELARSRKFFTGSLAEVEKANSQVVEEQSYLLNIAEVQAVSRCDYFLAKIKQADVALLEETADEEEPEFTASLPRELTLQDVELLKVGHVGPLQIGQAVKKPRTVSMEDSWEMEEAGASAASVSVTFKEMDMSPGEVVASPRASPAKQRGPEASSGIQQCLFLKKMGAKGSTPGMFNLPVSLYVTSQSEVLVADRGNYRIQVFNRKGFLKEIRRSPSGIDSFVLSFLGADLPNLTPLSVAMNCHGLIGVTDSYDNSLKVYTLDGHCVACHRSQLSKPWGVTALPSGQFVVTDVEGGKLWCFTVDRGAGVVKYSCLCSAVRPKFVTCDAEGTVYFTQGLGLNVENRQNEHHLEGGFSIGSVGPDGQLGRQISHFFSENEDFRCIAGMCVDARGDLIVADSSRKEILHFPKGGGYSVLIREGLTCPVGIALTPKGQLLVLDCWDHCVKIYSYHLRRYSTP, encoded by the coding sequence ATGGCCGCGGCCGCTGCAGCTTCTCACCTGAACCTGGATGCCCTCCGGGAAGTGCTAGAATGCCCCATCTGCATGGAATCCTTCACTGAAGAACAACTGCGGCCCAAGCTGCTGCACTGTGGCCATACCATCTGCCGCCAGTGTCTGGAGAAGCTTCTGGCCAGTAGCATCAATGGCGTCCGCTGTCCCTTTTGCAGCAAGATTACTCGCATCACCAGCCTGACCCAGCTGACAGACAACCTAACAGTGCTGAAGATCATCGACACAGCTGGGCTCAGTGAGGCCGTCGGGCTGCTCATGTGTCGAGCCTGTGGCCGCAGGCTGCCTCGGCAGTTCTGCCGAAGCTGTGGTTTGGTGTTATGTGAACCCTGCCGGGAGGCAGAGCACCAACCTCCAAGCCACTGTACACTCCCTGTCAAGGAAGCAGCTGAGGAACGGAGGAGGGACTTTGGGGAGAAGTTGACTCGCCTGAGGGAACTTACTGGAGAGCTGCAGAGGCGGAAAGTAGCCTTAGAGGGTGTCTCCAGGGACCTTCAGGCAAGGTATAAGGCTGTTCTACAAGAGTATGGCCACGAAGAGCACAGGGTCCAGGAAGAGCTAGCCCGCTCTCGGAAGTTCTTCACAGGCTCTTTGGCTGAGGTTGAGAAGGCCAATAGTCAGGTGGTGGAGGAGCAGAGCTACCTACTCAACATTGCAGAGGTGCAGGCCGTGTCACGCTGTGACTACTTCCTAGCCAAGATCAAGCAGGCAGATGTAGCACTTCTGGAGGAGACAGCAGATGAGGAGGAGCCGGAGTTCACTGCCAGCCTACCTCGGGAGCTTACCCTGCAAGATGTGGAGCTCCTTAAAGTGGGGCATGTTGGTCCTCTGCAAATAGGACAGGCTGTTAAGAAGCCCCGGACAGTTAGCATGGAAGATTCCTGGGAAATGGAGGAGGCAGGGGCGTCTGCTGCTTCGGTCTCTGTTACCTTTAAAGAGATGGACATGAGCCCTGGGGAAGTAGTTGCTAGCCCTAGGGCTTCACCTGCGAAACAGCGGGGTCCTGAGGCATCTTCCGGTATCCAGCAGTGTCTCTTTCTCAAGAAGATGGGGGCGAAAGGCAGCACTCCAGGCATGTTCAATCTTCCAGTCAGCCTCTATGTGACCAGTCAGAGTGAGGTGCTGGTTGCTGACCGGGGCAACTATCGTATCCAAGTGTTTAACCGCAAAGGCTTTTTGAAGGAGATCCGCCGCAGCCCCAGTGGCATTGATAGCTTTGTGCTAAGCTTCCTCGGAGCCGATTTGCCCAATCTCACTCCTCTTTCAGTGGccatgaactgccatgggctgatTGGCGTGACTGACAGCTATGACAACTCCCTTAAAGTCTACACCTTGGATGGCCACTGTGTGGCTTGTCACAGGAGCCagctgagcaagccgtggggCGTCACAGCCCTACCGTCTGGCCAGTTTGTGGTGACGGATGTGGAAGGCGGAAAGCTTTGGTGTTTCACTGTAGACCGAGGAGCAGGAGTAGTCAAGTACagctgcctctgcagtgctgtgAGGCCCAAATTCGTCACCTGTGATGCTGAAGGCACAGTCTACTTCACCCAAGGCTTGGGCCTCAACGTGGAAAACCGACAGAATGAACACCACCTGGAGGGTGGCTTCTCCATCGGCTCTGTGGGCCCCGACGGGCAGCTTGGCCGGCAGATCAGCCacttcttttctgagaatgaggATTTCCGCTGCATCGCTGGCATGTGTGTGGATGCGCGGGGTGACCTCATTGTGGCTGATAGCAGCCGCAAGGAAATTCTCCATTTTCCCAAGGGTGGTGGCTATAGTGTCCTTATTCGAGAGGGTCTTACCTGTCCAGTGGGCATCGCCCTCACACCCAAGGGGCAGCTGCTGGTCTTGGACTGTTGGGATCACTGCGTCAAGATCTACAGCTACCATCTGAGAAGATATTCTACCCCTTAA